A portion of the Macaca mulatta isolate MMU2019108-1 chromosome 4, T2T-MMU8v2.0, whole genome shotgun sequence genome contains these proteins:
- the SYNCRIP gene encoding heterogeneous nuclear ribonucleoprotein Q isoform X2, producing MATEHVNGNGTEEPMDTTSAVIHSENFQTLLDAGLPQKVAEKLDEIYVAGLVAHSDLDERAIEALKEFNEDGALAVLQQFKDSDLSHVQNKSAFLCGVMKTYRQREKQGTKVADSSKGPDEAKIKALLERTGYTLDVTTGQRKYGGPPPDSVYSGQQPSVGTEIFVGKIPRDLFEDELVPLFEKAGPIWDLRLMMDPLTGLNRGYAFVTFCTKEAAQEAVKLYNNHEIRSGKHIGVCISVANNRLFVGSIPKSKTKEQILEEFSKVTEGLTDVILYHQPDDKKKNRGFCFLEYEDHKTAAQARRRLMSGKVKVWGNVGTVEWADPIEDPDPEVMAKVKVLFVRNLANTVTEEILEKAFSQFGKLERVKKLKDYAFIHFDERDGAVKAMEEMNGKDLEGENIEIVFAKPPDQKRKERKAQRQAAKNQMYDDYYYYGPPHMPPPTRGRGRGGRGGYGYPPDYYGYEDYYDYYGYDYHNYRGGYEDPYYGYEDFQVGARGRGGRGARGAAPSRGRGAAPPRGRAGYSQRGGPGSARGVRGARGGAQQQRGRGVRGARGGRGGNVGGKRKADGYNQPDSKRRQTNNQNWGSQPIAQQPLQAGKRGRGRS from the exons ATGGCTACAGAACATGTTAATGGAAATGGTACTGAAGAGCCCATGGATACTACTTCTGCAGTTATCCATTCAGAAAATTTTCAGACATTGCTTGATGCTGGTTTACCACAGAAAGTTGCTGAAAAACTAGATGAAATTTACGTTGCAG GGCTAGTTGCACATAGTGATTTAGATGAAAGAGCTATTGAAGCTTTAAAAGAATTCAATGAAGACGGTGCATTGGCAGTTCTTCAACAGTTTAAAGACAGTGATCTCTCTCATGTTCAG AACAAAAGTGCCTTTTTATGTGGAGTCATGAAGACTTATaggcagagagaaaaacaagggaCCAAAGTAGCAGACTCTAGTAAAGGACCAGATGAGGCAAAAATTAAG GCACTCTTGGAAAGAACAGGCTACACACTTGATGTGACCACTGGACAGAGGAAGTATGGGGGACCACCTCCAGATTCCGTTTATTCAGGTCAGCAGCCTTCTGTTGGCACTGAG ATATTTGTGGGAAAGATCCCAAGAGATCTATTTGAGGATGAACTTGTTCCTTTATTTGAGAAAGCTGGACCTATATGGGATCTTCGTCTAATGATGGATCCACTCACTGGTCTCAATAGAGGTTATGCGTTTGTCACTTTCTGTACAAAAGAAGCAGCTCAGGAGGCTGTTAAACTG TATAATAATCATGAAATTCGTTCTGGAAAACACATTGGTGTCTGCATCTCGGTTGCCAACAATAGGCTTTTTGTGGGCTCTATTCCTAAGAGTAAAACCAAGGAACAGATTCTTGAAGAATTTAGCAAAGTAACAG AGGGTCTTACAGACGTCATTTTATACCACCAACCggatgacaagaaaaaaaacagaggctTTTGCTTTCTTGAATATGAAGATCACAAAACAGCTGCCCAGGCAAGGCGTAGGTTAATGAGTGGTAAAGTCAAGGTCTGGGGGAATGTTGGAACTGTTGAATGGGCTGATCCTATAGAAGATCCTGATCCTGAGGTTATGGCAAAG GTAAAAGTGCTGTTTGTACGCAACCTTGCCAATACTGTAACAGAAGAGATTTTAGAAAAGGCATTTAGTCAGTTTGGGAAACTGGAACGAGTGAAGAAGTTAAAAgattatgcattcattcattttgatgaACGAGATGGTGCTGTCAAG gctATGGAAGAAAtgaatggcaaagacttggagggagaaaatattgaaattgtTTTTGCCAAGCCACCagatcagaaaaggaaagaaagaaaagctcagAGGCAAGCAGCAAAAAATCAAAT GTATGACGATTACTACTATTATGGTCCACCTCATATGCCCCCTCCAACAAGAGGTCGAGGGCGTGGAGGTAGAGGTGGTTATGGATATCCTCCAGATTATTATGGATATGAagattattatgattattatggcTATGATTACCATAACTATCGTGGTGGATATGAAGATCCATACTATGGTTATGAAGATTTTCAAGTTGGAGCTAGAGGAAGGGGTGGTAGAGGAGCAAGGGGTGCTGCTCCATCCAGAGGTCGTGGGGCTGCTCCTCCCCGCGGTAGAGCCGGTTATTCACAGAGAGGAGGTCCTGGATCAGCAAGAGGCGTTCGAGGTGCGAGAGGAGGTGCCCAACAACAAAGAGGCCGCGGGGTACGTGGTGCGAGGGGTGGCCGCGGTGGAAATGTAGGAGGAAAGCGCAAAGCTGATGGGTACAACCAGCCAGATTCCAAGCGGCGCCAGACCAATAATCAGAACTGGGGCTCCCAACCCATTGCTCAGCAACCGCTCCAAG CAGGGAAAAGGGGTCGAGGCCGGTCCTGA
- the SYNCRIP gene encoding heterogeneous nuclear ribonucleoprotein Q isoform X3, translating into MATEHVNGNGTEEPMDTTSAVIHSENFQTLLDAGLPQKVAEKLDEIYVAGLVAHSDLDERAIEALKEFNEDGALAVLQQFKDSDLSHVQNKSAFLCGVMKTYRQREKQGTKVADSSKGPDEAKIKALLERTGYTLDVTTGQRKYGGPPPDSVYSGQQPSVGTEIFVGKIPRDLFEDELVPLFEKAGPIWDLRLMMDPLTGLNRGYAFVTFCTKEAAQEAVKLYNNHEIRSGKHIGVCISVANNRLFVGSIPKSKTKEQILEEFSKVTEGLTDVILYHQPDDKKKNRGFCFLEYEDHKTAAQARRRLMSGKVKVWGNVGTVEWADPIEDPDPEVMAKVKVLFVRNLANTVTEEILEKAFSQFGKLERVKKLKDYAFIHFDERDGAVKAMEEMNGKDLEGENIEIVFAKPPDQKRKERKAQRQAAKNQMYDDYYYYGPPHMPPPTRGRGRGGRGGYGYPPDYYGYEDYYDYYGYDYHNYRGGYEDPYYGYEDFQVGARGRGGRGARGAAPSRGRGAAPPRGRAGYSQRGGPGSARGVRGARGGAQQQRGRGQGKGVEAGPDLLQ; encoded by the exons ATGGCTACAGAACATGTTAATGGAAATGGTACTGAAGAGCCCATGGATACTACTTCTGCAGTTATCCATTCAGAAAATTTTCAGACATTGCTTGATGCTGGTTTACCACAGAAAGTTGCTGAAAAACTAGATGAAATTTACGTTGCAG GGCTAGTTGCACATAGTGATTTAGATGAAAGAGCTATTGAAGCTTTAAAAGAATTCAATGAAGACGGTGCATTGGCAGTTCTTCAACAGTTTAAAGACAGTGATCTCTCTCATGTTCAG AACAAAAGTGCCTTTTTATGTGGAGTCATGAAGACTTATaggcagagagaaaaacaagggaCCAAAGTAGCAGACTCTAGTAAAGGACCAGATGAGGCAAAAATTAAG GCACTCTTGGAAAGAACAGGCTACACACTTGATGTGACCACTGGACAGAGGAAGTATGGGGGACCACCTCCAGATTCCGTTTATTCAGGTCAGCAGCCTTCTGTTGGCACTGAG ATATTTGTGGGAAAGATCCCAAGAGATCTATTTGAGGATGAACTTGTTCCTTTATTTGAGAAAGCTGGACCTATATGGGATCTTCGTCTAATGATGGATCCACTCACTGGTCTCAATAGAGGTTATGCGTTTGTCACTTTCTGTACAAAAGAAGCAGCTCAGGAGGCTGTTAAACTG TATAATAATCATGAAATTCGTTCTGGAAAACACATTGGTGTCTGCATCTCGGTTGCCAACAATAGGCTTTTTGTGGGCTCTATTCCTAAGAGTAAAACCAAGGAACAGATTCTTGAAGAATTTAGCAAAGTAACAG AGGGTCTTACAGACGTCATTTTATACCACCAACCggatgacaagaaaaaaaacagaggctTTTGCTTTCTTGAATATGAAGATCACAAAACAGCTGCCCAGGCAAGGCGTAGGTTAATGAGTGGTAAAGTCAAGGTCTGGGGGAATGTTGGAACTGTTGAATGGGCTGATCCTATAGAAGATCCTGATCCTGAGGTTATGGCAAAG GTAAAAGTGCTGTTTGTACGCAACCTTGCCAATACTGTAACAGAAGAGATTTTAGAAAAGGCATTTAGTCAGTTTGGGAAACTGGAACGAGTGAAGAAGTTAAAAgattatgcattcattcattttgatgaACGAGATGGTGCTGTCAAG gctATGGAAGAAAtgaatggcaaagacttggagggagaaaatattgaaattgtTTTTGCCAAGCCACCagatcagaaaaggaaagaaagaaaagctcagAGGCAAGCAGCAAAAAATCAAAT GTATGACGATTACTACTATTATGGTCCACCTCATATGCCCCCTCCAACAAGAGGTCGAGGGCGTGGAGGTAGAGGTGGTTATGGATATCCTCCAGATTATTATGGATATGAagattattatgattattatggcTATGATTACCATAACTATCGTGGTGGATATGAAGATCCATACTATGGTTATGAAGATTTTCAAGTTGGAGCTAGAGGAAGGGGTGGTAGAGGAGCAAGGGGTGCTGCTCCATCCAGAGGTCGTGGGGCTGCTCCTCCCCGCGGTAGAGCCGGTTATTCACAGAGAGGAGGTCCTGGATCAGCAAGAGGCGTTCGAGGTGCGAGAGGAGGTGCCCAACAACAAAGAGGCCGCGGG CAGGGAAAAGGGGTCGAGGCCGGTCCTGACCTGTTACAATGA
- the SYNCRIP gene encoding heterogeneous nuclear ribonucleoprotein Q isoform X4 encodes MATEHVNGNGTEEPMDTTSAVIHSENFQTLLDAGLPQKVAEKLDEIYVAGLVAHSDLDERAIEALKEFNEDGALAVLQQFKDSDLSHVQNKSAFLCGVMKTYRQREKQGTKVADSSKGPDEAKIKALLERTGYTLDVTTGQRKYGGPPPDSVYSGQQPSVGTEIFVGKIPRDLFEDELVPLFEKAGPIWDLRLMMDPLTGLNRGYAFVTFCTKEAAQEAVKLYNNHEIRSGKHIGVCISVANNRLFVGSIPKSKTKEQILEEFSKVTEGLTDVILYHQPDDKKKNRGFCFLEYEDHKTAAQARRRLMSGKVKVWGNVGTVEWADPIEDPDPEVMAKVKVLFVRNLANTVTEEILEKAFSQFGKLERVKKLKDYAFIHFDERDGAVKAMEEMNGKDLEGENIEIVFAKPPDQKRKERKAQRQAAKNQMYDDYYYYGPPHMPPPTRGRGRGGRGGYGYPPDYYGYEDYYDYYGYDYHNYRGGYEDPYYGYEDFQVGARGRGGRGARGAAPSRGRGAAPPRGRAGYSQRGGPGSARGVRGARGGAQQQRGRGGKGVEAGPDLLQ; translated from the exons ATGGCTACAGAACATGTTAATGGAAATGGTACTGAAGAGCCCATGGATACTACTTCTGCAGTTATCCATTCAGAAAATTTTCAGACATTGCTTGATGCTGGTTTACCACAGAAAGTTGCTGAAAAACTAGATGAAATTTACGTTGCAG GGCTAGTTGCACATAGTGATTTAGATGAAAGAGCTATTGAAGCTTTAAAAGAATTCAATGAAGACGGTGCATTGGCAGTTCTTCAACAGTTTAAAGACAGTGATCTCTCTCATGTTCAG AACAAAAGTGCCTTTTTATGTGGAGTCATGAAGACTTATaggcagagagaaaaacaagggaCCAAAGTAGCAGACTCTAGTAAAGGACCAGATGAGGCAAAAATTAAG GCACTCTTGGAAAGAACAGGCTACACACTTGATGTGACCACTGGACAGAGGAAGTATGGGGGACCACCTCCAGATTCCGTTTATTCAGGTCAGCAGCCTTCTGTTGGCACTGAG ATATTTGTGGGAAAGATCCCAAGAGATCTATTTGAGGATGAACTTGTTCCTTTATTTGAGAAAGCTGGACCTATATGGGATCTTCGTCTAATGATGGATCCACTCACTGGTCTCAATAGAGGTTATGCGTTTGTCACTTTCTGTACAAAAGAAGCAGCTCAGGAGGCTGTTAAACTG TATAATAATCATGAAATTCGTTCTGGAAAACACATTGGTGTCTGCATCTCGGTTGCCAACAATAGGCTTTTTGTGGGCTCTATTCCTAAGAGTAAAACCAAGGAACAGATTCTTGAAGAATTTAGCAAAGTAACAG AGGGTCTTACAGACGTCATTTTATACCACCAACCggatgacaagaaaaaaaacagaggctTTTGCTTTCTTGAATATGAAGATCACAAAACAGCTGCCCAGGCAAGGCGTAGGTTAATGAGTGGTAAAGTCAAGGTCTGGGGGAATGTTGGAACTGTTGAATGGGCTGATCCTATAGAAGATCCTGATCCTGAGGTTATGGCAAAG GTAAAAGTGCTGTTTGTACGCAACCTTGCCAATACTGTAACAGAAGAGATTTTAGAAAAGGCATTTAGTCAGTTTGGGAAACTGGAACGAGTGAAGAAGTTAAAAgattatgcattcattcattttgatgaACGAGATGGTGCTGTCAAG gctATGGAAGAAAtgaatggcaaagacttggagggagaaaatattgaaattgtTTTTGCCAAGCCACCagatcagaaaaggaaagaaagaaaagctcagAGGCAAGCAGCAAAAAATCAAAT GTATGACGATTACTACTATTATGGTCCACCTCATATGCCCCCTCCAACAAGAGGTCGAGGGCGTGGAGGTAGAGGTGGTTATGGATATCCTCCAGATTATTATGGATATGAagattattatgattattatggcTATGATTACCATAACTATCGTGGTGGATATGAAGATCCATACTATGGTTATGAAGATTTTCAAGTTGGAGCTAGAGGAAGGGGTGGTAGAGGAGCAAGGGGTGCTGCTCCATCCAGAGGTCGTGGGGCTGCTCCTCCCCGCGGTAGAGCCGGTTATTCACAGAGAGGAGGTCCTGGATCAGCAAGAGGCGTTCGAGGTGCGAGAGGAGGTGCCCAACAACAAAGAGGCCGCGGG GGAAAAGGGGTCGAGGCCGGTCCTGACCTGTTACAATGA
- the SYNCRIP gene encoding heterogeneous nuclear ribonucleoprotein Q isoform X5: MATEHVNGNGTEEPMDTTSAVIHSENFQTLLDAGLPQKVAEKLDEIYVAGLVAHSDLDERAIEALKEFNEDGALAVLQQFKDSDLSHVQNKSAFLCGVMKTYRQREKQGTKVADSSKGPDEAKIKYNNHEIRSGKHIGVCISVANNRLFVGSIPKSKTKEQILEEFSKVTEGLTDVILYHQPDDKKKNRGFCFLEYEDHKTAAQARRRLMSGKVKVWGNVGTVEWADPIEDPDPEVMAKVKVLFVRNLANTVTEEILEKAFSQFGKLERVKKLKDYAFIHFDERDGAVKAMEEMNGKDLEGENIEIVFAKPPDQKRKERKAQRQAAKNQMYDDYYYYGPPHMPPPTRGRGRGGRGGYGYPPDYYGYEDYYDYYGYDYHNYRGGYEDPYYGYEDFQVGARGRGGRGARGAAPSRGRGAAPPRGRAGYSQRGGPGSARGVRGARGGAQQQRGRGVRGARGGRGGNVGGKRKADGYNQPDSKRRQTNNQNWGSQPIAQQPLQGGDHSGNYGYKSENQEFYQDTFGQQWK; encoded by the exons ATGGCTACAGAACATGTTAATGGAAATGGTACTGAAGAGCCCATGGATACTACTTCTGCAGTTATCCATTCAGAAAATTTTCAGACATTGCTTGATGCTGGTTTACCACAGAAAGTTGCTGAAAAACTAGATGAAATTTACGTTGCAG GGCTAGTTGCACATAGTGATTTAGATGAAAGAGCTATTGAAGCTTTAAAAGAATTCAATGAAGACGGTGCATTGGCAGTTCTTCAACAGTTTAAAGACAGTGATCTCTCTCATGTTCAG AACAAAAGTGCCTTTTTATGTGGAGTCATGAAGACTTATaggcagagagaaaaacaagggaCCAAAGTAGCAGACTCTAGTAAAGGACCAGATGAGGCAAAAATTAAG TATAATAATCATGAAATTCGTTCTGGAAAACACATTGGTGTCTGCATCTCGGTTGCCAACAATAGGCTTTTTGTGGGCTCTATTCCTAAGAGTAAAACCAAGGAACAGATTCTTGAAGAATTTAGCAAAGTAACAG AGGGTCTTACAGACGTCATTTTATACCACCAACCggatgacaagaaaaaaaacagaggctTTTGCTTTCTTGAATATGAAGATCACAAAACAGCTGCCCAGGCAAGGCGTAGGTTAATGAGTGGTAAAGTCAAGGTCTGGGGGAATGTTGGAACTGTTGAATGGGCTGATCCTATAGAAGATCCTGATCCTGAGGTTATGGCAAAG GTAAAAGTGCTGTTTGTACGCAACCTTGCCAATACTGTAACAGAAGAGATTTTAGAAAAGGCATTTAGTCAGTTTGGGAAACTGGAACGAGTGAAGAAGTTAAAAgattatgcattcattcattttgatgaACGAGATGGTGCTGTCAAG gctATGGAAGAAAtgaatggcaaagacttggagggagaaaatattgaaattgtTTTTGCCAAGCCACCagatcagaaaaggaaagaaagaaaagctcagAGGCAAGCAGCAAAAAATCAAAT GTATGACGATTACTACTATTATGGTCCACCTCATATGCCCCCTCCAACAAGAGGTCGAGGGCGTGGAGGTAGAGGTGGTTATGGATATCCTCCAGATTATTATGGATATGAagattattatgattattatggcTATGATTACCATAACTATCGTGGTGGATATGAAGATCCATACTATGGTTATGAAGATTTTCAAGTTGGAGCTAGAGGAAGGGGTGGTAGAGGAGCAAGGGGTGCTGCTCCATCCAGAGGTCGTGGGGCTGCTCCTCCCCGCGGTAGAGCCGGTTATTCACAGAGAGGAGGTCCTGGATCAGCAAGAGGCGTTCGAGGTGCGAGAGGAGGTGCCCAACAACAAAGAGGCCGCGGGGTACGTGGTGCGAGGGGTGGCCGCGGTGGAAATGTAGGAGGAAAGCGCAAAGCTGATGGGTACAACCAGCCAGATTCCAAGCGGCGCCAGACCAATAATCAGAACTGGGGCTCCCAACCCATTGCTCAGCAACCGCTCCAAGGTGGTGATCATTCTGGTAACTATGGTTACAAATCTGAAAACCAGGAGTTTTATCAGGATACTTTTGGGCAACAGTGGAAGTAG
- the SYNCRIP gene encoding heterogeneous nuclear ribonucleoprotein Q isoform X1 has protein sequence MATEHVNGNGTEEPMDTTSAVIHSENFQTLLDAGLPQKVAEKLDEIYVAGLVAHSDLDERAIEALKEFNEDGALAVLQQFKDSDLSHVQNKSAFLCGVMKTYRQREKQGTKVADSSKGPDEAKIKALLERTGYTLDVTTGQRKYGGPPPDSVYSGQQPSVGTEIFVGKIPRDLFEDELVPLFEKAGPIWDLRLMMDPLTGLNRGYAFVTFCTKEAAQEAVKLYNNHEIRSGKHIGVCISVANNRLFVGSIPKSKTKEQILEEFSKVTEGLTDVILYHQPDDKKKNRGFCFLEYEDHKTAAQARRRLMSGKVKVWGNVGTVEWADPIEDPDPEVMAKVKVLFVRNLANTVTEEILEKAFSQFGKLERVKKLKDYAFIHFDERDGAVKAMEEMNGKDLEGENIEIVFAKPPDQKRKERKAQRQAAKNQMYDDYYYYGPPHMPPPTRGRGRGGRGGYGYPPDYYGYEDYYDYYGYDYHNYRGGYEDPYYGYEDFQVGARGRGGRGARGAAPSRGRGAAPPRGRAGYSQRGGPGSARGVRGARGGAQQQRGRGVRGARGGRGGNVGGKRKADGYNQPDSKRRQTNNQNWGSQPIAQQPLQGGDHSGNYGYKSENQEFYQDTFGQQWK, from the exons ATGGCTACAGAACATGTTAATGGAAATGGTACTGAAGAGCCCATGGATACTACTTCTGCAGTTATCCATTCAGAAAATTTTCAGACATTGCTTGATGCTGGTTTACCACAGAAAGTTGCTGAAAAACTAGATGAAATTTACGTTGCAG GGCTAGTTGCACATAGTGATTTAGATGAAAGAGCTATTGAAGCTTTAAAAGAATTCAATGAAGACGGTGCATTGGCAGTTCTTCAACAGTTTAAAGACAGTGATCTCTCTCATGTTCAG AACAAAAGTGCCTTTTTATGTGGAGTCATGAAGACTTATaggcagagagaaaaacaagggaCCAAAGTAGCAGACTCTAGTAAAGGACCAGATGAGGCAAAAATTAAG GCACTCTTGGAAAGAACAGGCTACACACTTGATGTGACCACTGGACAGAGGAAGTATGGGGGACCACCTCCAGATTCCGTTTATTCAGGTCAGCAGCCTTCTGTTGGCACTGAG ATATTTGTGGGAAAGATCCCAAGAGATCTATTTGAGGATGAACTTGTTCCTTTATTTGAGAAAGCTGGACCTATATGGGATCTTCGTCTAATGATGGATCCACTCACTGGTCTCAATAGAGGTTATGCGTTTGTCACTTTCTGTACAAAAGAAGCAGCTCAGGAGGCTGTTAAACTG TATAATAATCATGAAATTCGTTCTGGAAAACACATTGGTGTCTGCATCTCGGTTGCCAACAATAGGCTTTTTGTGGGCTCTATTCCTAAGAGTAAAACCAAGGAACAGATTCTTGAAGAATTTAGCAAAGTAACAG AGGGTCTTACAGACGTCATTTTATACCACCAACCggatgacaagaaaaaaaacagaggctTTTGCTTTCTTGAATATGAAGATCACAAAACAGCTGCCCAGGCAAGGCGTAGGTTAATGAGTGGTAAAGTCAAGGTCTGGGGGAATGTTGGAACTGTTGAATGGGCTGATCCTATAGAAGATCCTGATCCTGAGGTTATGGCAAAG GTAAAAGTGCTGTTTGTACGCAACCTTGCCAATACTGTAACAGAAGAGATTTTAGAAAAGGCATTTAGTCAGTTTGGGAAACTGGAACGAGTGAAGAAGTTAAAAgattatgcattcattcattttgatgaACGAGATGGTGCTGTCAAG gctATGGAAGAAAtgaatggcaaagacttggagggagaaaatattgaaattgtTTTTGCCAAGCCACCagatcagaaaaggaaagaaagaaaagctcagAGGCAAGCAGCAAAAAATCAAAT GTATGACGATTACTACTATTATGGTCCACCTCATATGCCCCCTCCAACAAGAGGTCGAGGGCGTGGAGGTAGAGGTGGTTATGGATATCCTCCAGATTATTATGGATATGAagattattatgattattatggcTATGATTACCATAACTATCGTGGTGGATATGAAGATCCATACTATGGTTATGAAGATTTTCAAGTTGGAGCTAGAGGAAGGGGTGGTAGAGGAGCAAGGGGTGCTGCTCCATCCAGAGGTCGTGGGGCTGCTCCTCCCCGCGGTAGAGCCGGTTATTCACAGAGAGGAGGTCCTGGATCAGCAAGAGGCGTTCGAGGTGCGAGAGGAGGTGCCCAACAACAAAGAGGCCGCGGGGTACGTGGTGCGAGGGGTGGCCGCGGTGGAAATGTAGGAGGAAAGCGCAAAGCTGATGGGTACAACCAGCCAGATTCCAAGCGGCGCCAGACCAATAATCAGAACTGGGGCTCCCAACCCATTGCTCAGCAACCGCTCCAAGGTGGTGATCATTCTGGTAACTATGGTTACAAATCTGAAAACCAGGAGTTTTATCAGGATACTTTTGGGCAACAGTGGAAGTAG
- the SYNCRIP gene encoding heterogeneous nuclear ribonucleoprotein Q isoform X7 yields MKTYRQREKQGTKVADSSKGPDEAKIKALLERTGYTLDVTTGQRKYGGPPPDSVYSGQQPSVGTEIFVGKIPRDLFEDELVPLFEKAGPIWDLRLMMDPLTGLNRGYAFVTFCTKEAAQEAVKLYNNHEIRSGKHIGVCISVANNRLFVGSIPKSKTKEQILEEFSKVTEGLTDVILYHQPDDKKKNRGFCFLEYEDHKTAAQARRRLMSGKVKVWGNVGTVEWADPIEDPDPEVMAKVKVLFVRNLANTVTEEILEKAFSQFGKLERVKKLKDYAFIHFDERDGAVKAMEEMNGKDLEGENIEIVFAKPPDQKRKERKAQRQAAKNQMYDDYYYYGPPHMPPPTRGRGRGGRGGYGYPPDYYGYEDYYDYYGYDYHNYRGGYEDPYYGYEDFQVGARGRGGRGARGAAPSRGRGAAPPRGRAGYSQRGGPGSARGVRGARGGAQQQRGRGQGKGVEAGPDLLQ; encoded by the exons ATGAAGACTTATaggcagagagaaaaacaagggaCCAAAGTAGCAGACTCTAGTAAAGGACCAGATGAGGCAAAAATTAAG GCACTCTTGGAAAGAACAGGCTACACACTTGATGTGACCACTGGACAGAGGAAGTATGGGGGACCACCTCCAGATTCCGTTTATTCAGGTCAGCAGCCTTCTGTTGGCACTGAG ATATTTGTGGGAAAGATCCCAAGAGATCTATTTGAGGATGAACTTGTTCCTTTATTTGAGAAAGCTGGACCTATATGGGATCTTCGTCTAATGATGGATCCACTCACTGGTCTCAATAGAGGTTATGCGTTTGTCACTTTCTGTACAAAAGAAGCAGCTCAGGAGGCTGTTAAACTG TATAATAATCATGAAATTCGTTCTGGAAAACACATTGGTGTCTGCATCTCGGTTGCCAACAATAGGCTTTTTGTGGGCTCTATTCCTAAGAGTAAAACCAAGGAACAGATTCTTGAAGAATTTAGCAAAGTAACAG AGGGTCTTACAGACGTCATTTTATACCACCAACCggatgacaagaaaaaaaacagaggctTTTGCTTTCTTGAATATGAAGATCACAAAACAGCTGCCCAGGCAAGGCGTAGGTTAATGAGTGGTAAAGTCAAGGTCTGGGGGAATGTTGGAACTGTTGAATGGGCTGATCCTATAGAAGATCCTGATCCTGAGGTTATGGCAAAG GTAAAAGTGCTGTTTGTACGCAACCTTGCCAATACTGTAACAGAAGAGATTTTAGAAAAGGCATTTAGTCAGTTTGGGAAACTGGAACGAGTGAAGAAGTTAAAAgattatgcattcattcattttgatgaACGAGATGGTGCTGTCAAG gctATGGAAGAAAtgaatggcaaagacttggagggagaaaatattgaaattgtTTTTGCCAAGCCACCagatcagaaaaggaaagaaagaaaagctcagAGGCAAGCAGCAAAAAATCAAAT GTATGACGATTACTACTATTATGGTCCACCTCATATGCCCCCTCCAACAAGAGGTCGAGGGCGTGGAGGTAGAGGTGGTTATGGATATCCTCCAGATTATTATGGATATGAagattattatgattattatggcTATGATTACCATAACTATCGTGGTGGATATGAAGATCCATACTATGGTTATGAAGATTTTCAAGTTGGAGCTAGAGGAAGGGGTGGTAGAGGAGCAAGGGGTGCTGCTCCATCCAGAGGTCGTGGGGCTGCTCCTCCCCGCGGTAGAGCCGGTTATTCACAGAGAGGAGGTCCTGGATCAGCAAGAGGCGTTCGAGGTGCGAGAGGAGGTGCCCAACAACAAAGAGGCCGCGGG CAGGGAAAAGGGGTCGAGGCCGGTCCTGACCTGTTACAATGA